A section of the Cuniculiplasma divulgatum genome encodes:
- a CDS encoding bifunctional aldolase/short-chain dehydrogenase yields MAEERKGITFNSPLEERVYYSRLLGGDSSLVLHGGGNTSVKVTEKDHTGRDIHVLRVKGSGSDLATITERGFTGLRMDDLLAARKIKEMSDEEMVAYMRKSMVDPSESSPSVESFLHAFIPHAYVDHSHSDAILSITNTTMKPDEIKNILGNVMVIPYIPPGFKLARALLETIESMGPEIKGIVLSRHGLFTFGESGKESYDRHMEIVSAADKYINGKLKGTDLFPKKYDRVDPAAVESLLPTIRGLLSRSTRKVLKIATDEASLKISMSGEAEKLATNGPATPDMLIRTKFDYAYIDHVSRSADVIDEYAAKYRKEYEEYVRGFPMHDPYPSCIVIRGYGLITAGINSREASIAMDQMRHSLLVNARAMRLGGNSFISRKEAYEMEYWPLEEAKLKKFHPRPLEGHVSVVTGAASGIGLEVARKLAMNGSAVIACDLDPDVTSVSKTLGTESGNPVIPAVIDISSEEAVEKAYRNAVLEFGGVDMLFNNAGVLKSSLIEDTTVQDLDLHYRVNARGTFLMTREAFKIMKAQNIGGNMVFNITKNLTNPGPGMLSYGSTKAFAAHVCHYVAKEGGKYGIRANIVNPDKIFRGSKIWENGVLEARAKAKGQTVEQYKTQNLLRREVLPDHVANVVLALINEDAFGATTDAMIPIDGGII; encoded by the coding sequence ATGGCTGAAGAACGCAAAGGAATAACATTCAACTCACCGCTGGAAGAGCGAGTTTATTATTCAAGACTTCTGGGCGGGGATTCCTCCCTTGTGCTGCATGGGGGCGGCAACACCTCAGTAAAGGTAACGGAGAAGGATCATACTGGAAGGGATATCCATGTCCTCAGGGTGAAGGGGAGCGGATCGGATCTTGCCACCATCACGGAGAGAGGCTTCACCGGCCTCAGGATGGACGATCTCCTGGCCGCAAGGAAAATTAAGGAAATGTCCGATGAGGAAATGGTTGCATATATGCGGAAGAGCATGGTTGACCCTTCTGAATCCTCTCCAAGCGTGGAATCATTCCTGCATGCCTTCATACCGCACGCCTATGTAGATCACTCGCATTCTGACGCAATACTGTCCATCACAAACACCACAATGAAGCCTGACGAGATAAAGAACATACTTGGAAATGTAATGGTGATACCGTACATCCCACCGGGCTTCAAGCTTGCAAGGGCTCTTCTGGAGACAATAGAATCAATGGGGCCAGAAATAAAGGGAATTGTGCTTTCACGCCACGGCCTCTTCACCTTCGGCGAAAGCGGAAAGGAGAGCTACGACCGCCATATGGAGATAGTTTCTGCGGCGGATAAATACATCAATGGAAAGCTGAAAGGCACAGATCTTTTCCCGAAGAAATATGACAGGGTCGATCCCGCAGCTGTGGAATCATTGCTTCCCACAATCCGTGGACTCCTGTCCAGATCAACCAGGAAAGTTCTGAAGATTGCGACAGATGAGGCTTCATTGAAGATATCCATGTCGGGAGAGGCAGAGAAGCTGGCCACCAACGGACCTGCAACTCCAGATATGCTCATCAGGACAAAGTTTGATTATGCCTACATTGACCATGTGTCCAGATCAGCTGACGTGATCGATGAATATGCAGCAAAATACCGAAAAGAGTACGAGGAATATGTCAGGGGATTCCCCATGCATGACCCATATCCTTCATGCATTGTCATAAGGGGATACGGACTCATTACAGCCGGTATAAATTCCCGAGAAGCGTCAATTGCAATGGACCAGATGAGACACTCCCTGCTGGTGAATGCCAGGGCAATGAGGCTCGGAGGTAACTCATTCATATCCCGGAAGGAGGCGTATGAAATGGAATACTGGCCTCTGGAGGAAGCCAAGCTGAAGAAATTCCACCCACGCCCTCTTGAGGGTCATGTATCGGTGGTCACAGGAGCGGCCAGCGGAATCGGCCTGGAGGTTGCCAGGAAACTTGCCATGAACGGTTCAGCAGTCATTGCCTGCGATCTGGATCCGGATGTCACCAGCGTTTCAAAGACACTGGGAACTGAATCAGGAAATCCAGTAATCCCCGCTGTCATTGACATCTCCAGCGAAGAGGCCGTGGAGAAAGCTTACAGGAATGCAGTGCTGGAGTTCGGTGGCGTGGACATGCTGTTCAACAATGCGGGTGTGCTCAAGAGCAGCCTCATTGAAGATACAACTGTCCAGGATCTTGACCTCCATTACAGGGTTAATGCCAGAGGCACATTCCTGATGACACGTGAGGCATTCAAGATCATGAAGGCACAGAACATTGGGGGCAACATGGTTTTCAACATAACCAAGAATCTCACAAATCCGGGCCCCGGAATGCTGTCATACGGATCCACAAAGGCATTTGCAGCCCACGTATGCCATTACGTTGCCAAGGAAGGTGGGAAATATGGAATCAGGGCAAACATAGTCAATCCTGACAAGATATTCAGGGGTTCCAAGATCTGGGAAAATGGCGTCCTTGAAGCCAGGGCTAAGGCAAAGGGACAGACCGTTGAACAGTACAAGACCCAGAATCTGCTGAGAAGGGAAGTGCTGCCCGATCACGTCGCAAACGTTGTCCTTGCCCTGATAAATGAGGATGCTTTTGGAGCCACAACAGATGCAATGATACCAATAGATGGCGGAATCATCTGA
- a CDS encoding tRNA pseudouridine(38-40) synthase TruA, with protein sequence MRIAIKFGYLGWDYSGFQAGNGENSIEDTISESLVRIGTSSEIHSAARTDRGVSALSNVLTVETDLPAPRIMGSLNSMIDSMVFHSWSPVAESFNPRHCENKTYRYMLQQDDLPNRELILPQLRLFLGTHDFSAYSRRDGRNPVRTIESIELSEDGGTFMIDFTARSFLWNQIRTIIAFVVESNAAGEIRDPFSSTDRFPKIAAAAPLILMDVRYPDITFSPCVGRSKLAAFSKKLNEIRFRGWVSQQLTRGITGITSNIRK encoded by the coding sequence ATGAGGATCGCCATAAAGTTCGGCTATCTTGGATGGGATTACAGCGGATTCCAGGCTGGAAACGGTGAAAACAGCATTGAGGACACAATATCTGAAAGTCTTGTGAGGATCGGCACATCCTCTGAGATACACAGTGCTGCCAGAACCGACAGAGGAGTTTCTGCACTATCGAACGTGCTCACTGTTGAGACCGATCTCCCGGCTCCACGGATAATGGGATCGCTGAATTCCATGATTGACAGCATGGTGTTCCATTCATGGAGCCCTGTTGCTGAGTCCTTCAATCCCAGACACTGTGAGAACAAGACGTACCGCTACATGCTGCAGCAGGACGACCTACCCAACAGAGAACTTATTCTGCCGCAGCTCAGGCTGTTTCTCGGCACACATGACTTTTCTGCCTACTCCCGACGGGATGGTCGGAATCCAGTAAGGACAATAGAGTCCATTGAACTCAGCGAAGATGGGGGAACATTCATGATAGACTTCACCGCCAGGAGTTTTCTCTGGAACCAGATCAGGACCATAATTGCCTTTGTTGTTGAAAGCAATGCTGCCGGGGAGATACGTGATCCATTCAGTTCCACTGATCGCTTTCCAAAGATCGCTGCAGCAGCACCCCTCATACTCATGGACGTAAGATATCCCGATATAACATTCAGCCCATGTGTCGGAAGATCAAAACTTGCTGCATTCAGCAAAAAGTTGAATGAAATCAGGTTCCGTGGATGGGTTTCGCAGCAGTTGACCAGAGGAATCACAGGAATAACTAGTAATATAAGGAAATAA
- a CDS encoding MFS transporter, with translation MGYRAQAISINASRAVYALNWFNIAPGLQYISRDLDLSLVQLGIMTTAFYIGLSTFQLVGGLLASRIGNRATSSLGITILGAAVIATGLSQNLPDLFLSRLFAGIGSAMFFSPALGMISEIVPQDKYSFHVGLFNGSFNLGGGVGIIGWDFLDQAFSWRTPLFLSGGIMIALAVENYIILRGAKTSTFGARVFSRAGEVLRSRLIWILPIAALSGILSETVIGQLFVYYAETGLHMSPNVASVLGTTYLLIGFVGGMLGGYIFGRIRKRILMFLAWALMVGAFTAVIWMTSSFILLFLLLILLGILTVNVLSMLYTLTAEATKDRGMVSFALSFVNFVQNIIGSFSPLLFSLVYDHSNYAFSWITIGAIGAACVSAGYMSLGYLRSEIYGRQPFFNTDSR, from the coding sequence ATGGGGTACAGGGCACAGGCCATTTCTATCAATGCATCAAGGGCTGTTTATGCTCTGAACTGGTTCAACATTGCCCCCGGTCTTCAGTACATATCAAGGGATCTCGATCTTTCACTGGTCCAGCTTGGCATAATGACAACTGCATTTTACATCGGTCTCTCAACGTTTCAGCTGGTTGGAGGCCTCCTTGCCTCAAGGATAGGAAACAGGGCCACCTCGTCCCTGGGAATAACCATACTTGGAGCTGCAGTTATTGCAACCGGATTATCCCAGAACCTTCCCGATCTTTTCCTTTCGCGCCTCTTTGCCGGCATCGGATCCGCCATGTTCTTCTCCCCTGCCCTGGGAATGATTTCAGAGATTGTGCCGCAGGACAAATACAGCTTCCACGTTGGGCTTTTCAACGGATCATTCAATCTTGGGGGAGGAGTAGGGATAATAGGCTGGGATTTCCTGGACCAGGCATTCAGCTGGCGCACTCCTCTCTTCCTCTCGGGAGGCATTATGATAGCACTTGCAGTTGAAAACTACATAATTCTCAGGGGAGCTAAAACCAGCACCTTCGGCGCAAGGGTCTTCAGCAGGGCCGGTGAGGTGCTGAGATCCAGGCTCATCTGGATCCTCCCCATAGCCGCGCTCTCCGGCATACTGTCCGAAACCGTCATAGGGCAGCTTTTTGTATATTACGCCGAAACAGGGCTTCATATGTCGCCCAATGTTGCAAGCGTTCTTGGCACTACATACCTGCTAATAGGCTTCGTGGGAGGCATGCTGGGAGGTTACATTTTCGGTAGGATCAGGAAGAGGATCCTGATGTTCCTTGCATGGGCGCTCATGGTAGGCGCATTCACTGCGGTGATATGGATGACCTCCAGCTTCATCCTGCTTTTCCTCCTGCTGATACTTCTTGGAATACTTACAGTAAATGTGCTGTCAATGCTTTACACCCTGACTGCCGAAGCCACAAAGGATCGCGGCATGGTGTCATTCGCCCTCTCATTCGTCAACTTTGTGCAGAATATCATAGGTTCATTCAGTCCCCTGCTATTTTCACTTGTATACGACCATTCAAACTATGCATTCTCATGGATAACCATAGGGGCAATAGGTGCCGCCTGCGTATCTGCGGGATACATGTCGCTGGGCTACCTGAGATCTGAAATATATGGAAGACAGCCATTCTTTAATACTGATTCCAGATAA
- a CDS encoding ATP-dependent DNA ligase, translating into MLFSAVSEKFNQLSGTRKRLELTQILVDLLKEAGKDLRILTYLIQGKLGPDYLGIELGLADKLIITALSGISGKTEDEINNMFMKSGDLGSVAKEITAAKSQNSLFSHDLTVEAVHSSLLKLASVKGEGSVKNKIRIFQDLLLNGTPDDAQYITRIATGKLRLGVSDATILDALVNAFSTADKSAEIDEAYNFHPDIGYVAELLSSGRESELINVGPEPMVPAKVMLAERLPDIPQILQKMGGKAAFEYKYDGMRTQIHYYGGQVKIFSRGTEETTSNFPDIARNFKTTFSVESCILDGEAVPYNPETGELYPFQVVSQRRGRKYDLDRLEADVPLVVFLFDVIYLNGEPLHRKPYLERRRILEGLFTPNDSFRTATQIVSDNPEEVQKFFDESINSGCEGVVAKNVSEQSIYRAGARGWLWIKLKRDYQSEFEDSLDLTVIGAFGGHGRRKGTYGALLMATYNKVTDVFESICKLGTGFTDDVLFALPAKFKDHIVPDKPARVESLLQPDVWIEPYFVMEIIGSEITVSPVHSCAFGKIEKGAGLAIRFPRFTGKWREDKRPEDSTSTQEILEMFHDQKKRIKG; encoded by the coding sequence GTGTTGTTCTCAGCCGTTTCAGAAAAATTCAACCAGCTGTCCGGTACACGGAAAAGGCTGGAGCTTACTCAGATACTGGTGGATCTCCTCAAGGAAGCAGGTAAGGACCTGAGAATTCTCACATACCTGATCCAGGGGAAGCTGGGACCGGATTACCTTGGAATAGAGTTGGGACTTGCTGATAAGCTCATCATAACAGCACTTTCCGGAATATCTGGCAAGACAGAGGATGAAATCAATAACATGTTCATGAAATCCGGGGACCTGGGATCTGTGGCCAAAGAAATTACTGCGGCAAAGTCGCAGAACTCACTTTTTTCCCATGATCTTACTGTGGAGGCCGTTCATTCATCGTTGCTTAAGCTTGCCTCTGTGAAGGGAGAAGGCAGCGTGAAGAACAAGATCAGGATATTCCAGGACCTTCTTCTTAATGGAACACCTGATGACGCACAGTACATTACAAGAATTGCCACAGGAAAGCTCAGGCTAGGAGTATCTGACGCCACCATACTGGATGCACTGGTTAATGCCTTCTCAACTGCAGATAAATCCGCCGAGATTGATGAGGCATACAATTTCCACCCTGACATAGGCTATGTGGCTGAGCTTCTGTCCAGCGGGCGTGAATCCGAGCTCATCAATGTGGGGCCTGAACCCATGGTGCCGGCCAAGGTGATGCTGGCAGAACGCCTTCCAGACATACCCCAGATTCTGCAGAAGATGGGTGGTAAGGCCGCCTTTGAATACAAATACGATGGGATGAGGACACAGATACACTATTATGGCGGACAGGTGAAGATCTTTTCAAGGGGCACAGAGGAAACCACCTCAAATTTTCCTGACATAGCAAGGAACTTCAAAACCACCTTTTCTGTTGAATCGTGCATCCTTGATGGCGAAGCCGTTCCGTATAACCCGGAAACAGGAGAGCTGTATCCCTTCCAGGTGGTTTCCCAGAGGAGGGGAAGAAAATACGATCTTGACCGGCTGGAGGCGGACGTGCCACTGGTTGTATTCCTTTTTGATGTTATATACCTCAACGGGGAGCCTTTGCACAGGAAGCCGTATCTGGAGAGGCGCCGCATTCTGGAAGGTCTTTTCACCCCAAATGATTCCTTCAGGACCGCAACTCAGATAGTGTCCGATAATCCGGAGGAGGTTCAGAAGTTCTTCGACGAATCCATCAATTCCGGCTGCGAAGGAGTTGTTGCCAAGAACGTTTCTGAACAGTCCATCTACCGTGCGGGTGCAAGAGGATGGCTCTGGATCAAGCTGAAGAGAGACTACCAGTCTGAGTTTGAGGATTCACTTGACCTGACTGTAATTGGGGCATTTGGGGGCCATGGCAGGAGAAAGGGCACCTACGGCGCACTTCTCATGGCAACATACAACAAGGTGACGGATGTTTTCGAATCCATATGCAAGCTGGGAACAGGCTTTACGGATGATGTACTCTTTGCACTTCCTGCCAAATTCAAGGATCACATAGTGCCAGATAAGCCCGCACGAGTGGAATCACTTCTGCAGCCTGACGTGTGGATAGAGCCTTACTTCGTGATGGAGATAATTGGCTCTGAGATAACTGTAAGCCCCGTGCACTCATGCGCATTCGGCAAAATTGAAAAGGGGGCTGGTCTCGCAATAAGATTCCCGAGATTTACAGGGAAATGGCGCGAGGACAAGAGGCCTGAAGATTCAACAAGCACGCAGGAAATTCTGGAAATGTTCCATGATCAGAAAAAAAGAATAAAGGGCTGA
- a CDS encoding single-stranded DNA-binding protein codes for MEGTTKIKDLTPESRRVNVLAKVVSVGEPKEIQTRFGEDKSVTEVYIGDETGKIILSLWGDQAGQATDGQTLYIDNGYISLVRGHMRLNVGKYGTLKVGEEEISEVNDEVDMSEKEYENTFRGPRRTGGGNFRRGGSGGGYYNNNNQGGRGRPPRDDF; via the coding sequence ATGGAAGGAACTACCAAAATAAAAGACCTTACACCAGAATCAAGGAGAGTAAATGTCCTTGCCAAGGTTGTTAGCGTAGGCGAACCGAAGGAAATACAGACCAGATTTGGAGAAGATAAATCCGTAACAGAGGTCTATATTGGCGACGAGACAGGAAAGATAATACTATCACTGTGGGGCGACCAGGCAGGTCAGGCAACTGACGGTCAGACGCTTTACATAGATAACGGTTACATTTCTCTGGTTAGGGGGCACATGAGGCTCAATGTGGGCAAATATGGCACCCTAAAGGTTGGAGAAGAGGAAATCTCAGAGGTCAACGATGAAGTTGACATGAGTGAGAAGGAATACGAAAACACCTTCAGAGGCCCAAGGAGAACCGGCGGCGGAAACTTCAGAAGAGGCGGAAGCGGCGGCGGTTACTACAACAACAATAACCAGGGCGGAAGGGGAAGACCACCCAGAGACGATTTCTGA
- a CDS encoding ABC transporter substrate-binding protein yields MDSRTLIDHTGREVKVPLNPKRIVSFSPAVTEILFELGLGSNIVGVSAFCQRPREVAGIRRVGSYGSARTEVLDAVNPDLILAISGYQKDFAMKLSERYPVFIFELPSSVAGILDLVSRVGIVTGRVDESKYMNFELMKYLGSIRRHPALTGYLEIDLGGPVTFGSMSYITDALSLMGVNSIYRKTDSEWVQPDLDFVMESDPDVIFYEPKMYGRFDNAMQQKLIKERKWENLSAVKLGRFFVTPGKLDFFAHHGPAFIREVIPWTMEKLDDL; encoded by the coding sequence ATGGATTCCAGGACGCTAATTGATCATACAGGCAGGGAAGTAAAAGTACCGCTCAATCCCAAGAGAATAGTAAGTTTCAGCCCAGCGGTGACAGAGATACTTTTCGAGCTTGGTCTTGGCAGCAATATTGTTGGCGTTTCGGCATTCTGCCAGCGCCCCAGGGAAGTTGCAGGCATCAGACGTGTCGGAAGCTACGGAAGTGCCAGAACTGAGGTTCTTGATGCGGTGAATCCTGACCTGATTCTTGCAATATCCGGGTACCAGAAGGACTTTGCAATGAAACTGTCTGAAAGGTACCCGGTGTTCATATTTGAGCTGCCCTCCTCAGTGGCAGGCATACTGGACCTTGTGTCAAGGGTTGGCATAGTTACTGGACGCGTTGACGAATCCAAATACATGAACTTTGAGCTTATGAAATATCTTGGTTCCATACGAAGACATCCTGCACTGACCGGTTACCTGGAGATAGATTTGGGCGGTCCTGTAACCTTCGGATCCATGAGCTATATAACTGACGCACTGTCCCTGATGGGGGTGAACAGTATCTACAGAAAAACCGATTCGGAATGGGTCCAGCCAGATTTGGACTTTGTCATGGAATCAGATCCTGACGTAATCTTCTATGAACCAAAGATGTACGGCAGATTTGATAATGCAATGCAGCAGAAGCTCATCAAGGAGAGAAAATGGGAGAACCTGAGTGCAGTCAAGCTTGGGAGATTCTTCGTAACCCCTGGGAAGCTGGATTTTTTTGCCCATCATGGCCCCGCGTTCATAAGGGAGGTCATTCCATGGACAATGGAAAAACTGGATGATCTGTAA
- a CDS encoding MFS transporter has protein sequence MYGKLRSLAFTSLGHFSNDGTTLLYPTLITYYVELPGIKIPYLGAMAIIFNIISGIFSTPVGNYADRKGNHGTLIAVGILILALSSFLLALPFIIKGYTLALILAGATVLGIGQAFYHPLGAAVLRSTFEPRSAPSAMGVNGSFGSLGRAIMPLVIVFLMTALGDFHGLLIYTLYSLVSAAIIYGGLRGQEMSRKKKVIAADSSGKAETKRSMKAFMPFLYMLTAAVFVRSLFLTGTITFIPTLFDETFKSKTLMVTIITLAYISPIIGQPYFGKITAKYGGRFTVIVTFVLSTVFFGLFLIFYHNFILTIILYGGYAFAAYSGFPVFLGYVGQVVPKEFSGASNGLVWGIGQTVGGGIGAAVITLFTLFVNVPTAILYMFPFAIGSLLFLPFLPTREKAEKLASAA, from the coding sequence ATGTATGGAAAGCTTCGATCCCTGGCCTTCACTTCTCTGGGTCATTTCTCCAATGATGGCACCACATTGCTTTATCCCACTCTGATTACCTATTATGTAGAGTTGCCGGGAATCAAGATACCGTACCTTGGAGCAATGGCCATAATATTCAATATTATTTCAGGGATATTCAGCACCCCGGTAGGGAACTATGCCGATCGGAAAGGAAACCATGGCACGCTCATTGCTGTTGGGATATTGATTCTCGCCCTTTCCTCCTTTCTTCTGGCACTGCCCTTTATCATAAAGGGGTATACTCTTGCCCTTATACTGGCCGGCGCAACAGTCCTTGGAATAGGGCAGGCCTTCTATCACCCTCTCGGGGCAGCTGTACTCAGGTCAACCTTTGAGCCAAGGTCTGCCCCAAGCGCAATGGGAGTCAACGGCTCATTTGGAAGCCTTGGAAGAGCCATAATGCCCCTGGTGATTGTGTTCCTCATGACCGCACTTGGTGATTTTCACGGTCTTCTGATATACACGTTATACAGCCTGGTCAGTGCAGCAATAATCTACGGCGGTCTGAGAGGACAGGAGATGTCACGCAAAAAGAAAGTCATCGCAGCCGATTCTTCAGGAAAGGCAGAGACGAAAAGGAGCATGAAGGCGTTTATGCCGTTCCTGTACATGCTAACTGCTGCGGTTTTCGTCCGGTCACTGTTCCTGACGGGCACCATCACCTTTATCCCAACTCTATTCGATGAGACATTCAAGAGCAAGACCCTTATGGTCACCATAATCACCCTCGCCTACATTTCTCCCATAATTGGCCAGCCATACTTTGGAAAGATCACTGCCAAATATGGCGGCAGATTTACTGTTATTGTTACCTTCGTACTTTCAACTGTGTTCTTTGGGCTGTTCCTCATATTCTACCATAATTTCATACTGACCATAATTCTCTACGGAGGATACGCTTTTGCAGCATACAGTGGATTCCCTGTATTCCTTGGCTATGTGGGGCAGGTTGTGCCCAAGGAATTTTCCGGTGCATCAAACGGGCTGGTCTGGGGGATCGGACAGACCGTTGGCGGTGGCATAGGTGCGGCAGTCATCACGCTGTTCACGCTCTTTGTCAATGTTCCAACGGCAATCCTGTACATGTTTCCATTTGCCATAGGGTCATTGCTGTTTTTGCCATTTCTGCCCACCAGGGAGAAGGCGGAAAAGCTGGCATCAGCAGCTTAA
- a CDS encoding class I SAM-dependent methyltransferase, with protein sequence MNDAEKIFNGTSLFYSRYRPTYPHDIIDTLSEVADFSSDWTVADIGSGTGILATLFLENGNHVKCIEPNGEMREMSIRNLAGAGKVDFIEGTGESSGLPDASVDLVVCGQSFHWMDAKPAMQEFSRILRGRKWVALIWNDRVMEPGTFTWDYESVVRKYSSKYHSTGSTVLDWKDLGTLFRENFQTFKFPNVQKLTLDAVMGRYRSASYAITQNDPAYWKLVDDFSSIFHRYETNGSVEMVYRTVLFLGSI encoded by the coding sequence GTGAATGATGCAGAGAAGATTTTCAATGGAACATCTTTATTTTATTCCAGGTATAGACCTACATATCCCCATGACATAATTGACACCCTATCCGAAGTTGCCGACTTCAGCAGTGACTGGACGGTTGCAGACATAGGGTCAGGAACGGGAATCCTCGCTACTCTTTTCCTTGAGAATGGCAACCACGTGAAATGCATTGAGCCCAACGGAGAAATGAGGGAAATGTCCATTCGAAATCTTGCGGGAGCCGGTAAGGTGGATTTCATTGAGGGGACAGGCGAGTCCTCAGGGCTTCCAGACGCTTCCGTGGACCTTGTTGTTTGCGGACAGTCGTTCCACTGGATGGATGCCAAACCTGCAATGCAGGAGTTTTCCCGAATTCTTCGAGGCAGGAAGTGGGTTGCACTCATCTGGAATGACAGGGTGATGGAGCCTGGAACCTTCACCTGGGATTATGAATCCGTTGTCCGCAAATATAGCAGCAAATATCATTCCACAGGGAGCACCGTGCTTGACTGGAAAGACCTTGGAACGCTTTTCAGGGAAAATTTTCAGACGTTCAAGTTCCCCAATGTCCAGAAACTTACGCTGGATGCAGTTATGGGGCGTTATCGGTCTGCTTCGTATGCAATCACCCAGAATGACCCGGCTTACTGGAAGTTGGTTGATGATTTTTCAAGCATATTCCATCGCTATGAAACCAACGGAAGCGTGGAAATGGTATACAGGACAGTACTGTTTCTCGGAAGCATTTGA
- a CDS encoding phosphoenolpyruvate carboxykinase (GTP) encodes MEKEKLKSVEEWVESVADLVTPEKVVFCDGTEEEYKSIIREMLSSKELIELNQETYPGCYLSRSDPRDVARTEKATFIISQDSKQVGPLNNHMSIEESNRIVDRLLKNSMRGRTMYVVPYIMGPEDSPYAEVGIEITDSPYVVVNMYIMTRMGQVALQKIRERGDYIRSIHASRDLDPENRYILHFPWERPSVDAHVVSINSAYGGNALLSKKCHALRIASVEARQQGWMAEHMLILEVQNPEGRKYYFLAAFPSASGKTNLAMINPPAEYARNGWKTRLIGDDIAWIHLGEDGRLYAMNPENGFFGVVPGTNSRTNPNAMKSITHDTIFTNVALTDKNEPWWEGLPDTGGEIIDWQGRKFMRGQGAKAAHPNSRFTTPLTNYPDLSTEVNNPNGVPVTGIIFGGRRGDSVPLVYQAFDWVHGVFLGATMGVEQTAAAEGKVGEIRRDPMAMRPFCGYNISEYFQHWIEIGNQSNHLPGIFYVNWFRRDGKGSFIWPGYGENLRVIEWMINRQENRAGAIKTEIGYIPDSDFNLNGIDLPDDHRKLLFKIDRDEWKKEISEIGEYLDSLGPELPGKIMEQYTMLRNRFRFS; translated from the coding sequence ATGGAAAAAGAAAAACTGAAATCTGTCGAAGAGTGGGTTGAGAGCGTTGCGGATCTGGTTACACCAGAGAAAGTGGTATTCTGCGATGGTACTGAAGAAGAATACAAATCAATAATCAGAGAGATGCTTTCGAGCAAAGAGTTGATAGAACTCAACCAGGAAACATACCCTGGGTGTTACCTTTCCAGAAGCGATCCACGGGACGTTGCCCGAACGGAGAAGGCAACATTTATTATATCACAGGATAGCAAACAGGTAGGCCCACTTAACAATCATATGTCCATAGAGGAGTCCAACAGGATTGTTGACAGACTTCTGAAGAATTCAATGAGGGGCAGAACCATGTACGTGGTTCCCTACATAATGGGTCCCGAAGATTCCCCATACGCGGAGGTTGGGATTGAAATCACAGACAGCCCGTACGTAGTCGTGAATATGTATATTATGACCAGAATGGGGCAGGTTGCTCTCCAGAAAATAAGGGAGCGGGGAGATTACATAAGAAGCATCCATGCTTCCCGCGATCTTGACCCTGAAAACCGCTATATTCTACATTTTCCTTGGGAAAGGCCAAGTGTCGATGCGCATGTAGTGAGCATAAATTCAGCCTATGGAGGCAACGCATTGCTAAGCAAGAAATGCCATGCCCTCAGGATTGCTTCTGTGGAAGCCCGTCAACAGGGCTGGATGGCTGAGCACATGCTCATACTCGAAGTTCAGAATCCTGAAGGCAGAAAATACTATTTTCTTGCTGCATTCCCAAGTGCAAGCGGAAAGACAAACCTGGCAATGATCAATCCACCTGCTGAATATGCCAGGAATGGATGGAAGACACGCCTCATAGGAGATGATATTGCATGGATACATCTTGGTGAAGATGGGCGGCTGTACGCAATGAATCCAGAAAATGGATTTTTCGGAGTTGTACCCGGAACAAACAGTAGAACTAACCCCAATGCCATGAAGTCCATAACACATGACACCATATTCACAAATGTAGCTCTTACGGATAAGAATGAGCCCTGGTGGGAAGGTTTGCCGGACACAGGCGGTGAAATTATTGACTGGCAGGGAAGAAAATTCATGAGAGGACAGGGAGCAAAGGCTGCTCATCCTAATTCCCGTTTCACAACACCTCTGACAAACTATCCGGACCTTTCCACTGAAGTCAATAACCCCAATGGAGTACCGGTGACAGGTATAATATTTGGAGGAAGGCGTGGGGACTCCGTTCCATTGGTGTATCAGGCTTTTGACTGGGTTCATGGGGTGTTCCTGGGAGCAACCATGGGCGTTGAGCAGACGGCTGCAGCCGAAGGAAAAGTTGGAGAAATCAGAAGAGACCCGATGGCCATGAGGCCATTCTGCGGGTACAATATTTCTGAATATTTCCAGCACTGGATTGAGATCGGAAATCAGTCCAATCATCTTCCCGGAATCTTCTATGTAAACTGGTTCAGGCGAGACGGCAAGGGATCATTCATATGGCCTGGGTATGGCGAGAATCTGAGGGTGATTGAATGGATGATAAACAGACAGGAGAACCGGGCTGGAGCCATCAAGACGGAAATTGGCTACATTCCAGACAGCGATTTCAACCTGAATGGAATTGACCTTCCGGATGATCACAGGAAACTGCTGTTCAAAATTGACAGGGATGAATGGAAGAAGGAAATAAGTGAAATAGGGGAGTACCTGGATTCACTTGGGCCAGAACTCCCGGGTAAAATAATGGAGCAGTACACAATGCTCAGGAACAGATTCCGGTTTTCCTGA